The following are encoded together in the Chaetodon trifascialis isolate fChaTrf1 chromosome 3, fChaTrf1.hap1, whole genome shotgun sequence genome:
- the abraa gene encoding actin-binding Rho-activating protein: MSSGGTTTVSSQEPQAFKRAVRKIKCAAMVANLAKSWQGWANEHNSKQDSIPSGWMPASIEEEDKKEQRHVVKLTVTPRVIAADAGDNSVSKIRACSVTKTVQPKRSECSSMDLVNAIRGKMESGPDESKPFLGNESPTRRRQMRALQSAGGGGGGGVIQDRKLMLQEKKLGSRSSSVDTEDSGLGEEAGLSDNSEPKIEQSVVQPKKHTNRPKIKIATSNDIKNRWQEWSEQHVKGQKLNPFSEEFDYEFAMAQRLRKGDSGYGQPKEGSKTAQRGDRAQKHIHREMEEMVWIIRDMGLKDKEGRTVITFGRLFDRYVKISDKVVGILLRCRKHKMLDFEGEMLWKGQDDHIVITLRD, from the exons ATGAGTAGCGGAGGGACCACCACAGTTTCATCACAGGAGCCACAGGCTTTCAAACGGGCGGTACGGAAGATAAAATGCGCCGCAATGGTGGCCAACTTGGCCAAGAGTTGGCAGGGCTGGGCCAATGAACACAACAGCAAGCAGGACAGCATCCCGAGTGGCTGGATGCCTGCATCAAttgaagaggaagacaaaaaagagCAACGACATGTGGTCAAACTTACTGTCACCCCACGTGTAATCGCAGCAGATGCCGGCGACAACAGCGTCAGCAAGATCCGCGCCTGTTCTGTGACCAAGACGGTGCAGCCAAAACGCAGCGAGTGCAGCAGCATGGATTTGGTCAACGCCATCCGAGGCAAGATGGAGTCTGGACCCGACGAGAGCAAGCCGTTCTTGGGCAACGAGTCGCCCACACGGCGGCGGCAGATGAGGGCGCTACAgagcgcaggaggaggaggaggagggggggtcaTCCAAGACAGGAAGCTgatgctgcaggagaagaagcTGGGGTCAAGAAGCAGCAGTGTTGATACAGAGGACAGCGGGCTGGGAGAGGAAGCCGGGCTCAGCGACAACAGCGAGCCGAAAATCGAGCAGAGCGTCGTCCAGCCCAAGAAACACACCAACAGGCCCAAG ATCAAGATCGCCACTTCAAACGACATCAAAAACCGTTGGCAAGAGTGGTCCGAGCAGCACGTCAAGGGCCAGAAGCTCAACCCCTTCAGCGAAGAGTTCGACTATGAGTTCGCGATGGCCCAGCGCCTCCGCAAGGGCGACTCCGGCTACGGTCAGCCCAAAGAGGGCTCCAAGACAGCCCAGAGGGGCGACAGGGCCCAGAAACACATCCacagggagatggaggagatggtGTGGATCATCAGAGACATGGGGTTGAAGGATAAAGAGGGGAGGACCGTCATTACCTTCGGCCGACTCTTTGACCGCTACGTGAAGATATCAGACAAGGTGGTGGGCATCCTGCTGCGCTGCCGCAAACACAAGATGCTGGACTTTGAAGGGGAGATGCTGTGGAAAGGACAAGATGATCACATCGTCATTACACTGAGGGACTGA